The following coding sequences lie in one Treponema primitia ZAS-1 genomic window:
- a CDS encoding helix-turn-helix transcriptional regulator produces MEVINDASLSVNRRIAQVRAVLNISQVKFSQVISLSSGYLAGIEVDRRRVNDRVIKLICASFAVSEKWLRDGEGEMFDHNPENEYTKLIALYKELTPAYQQYILKQINLLLDIQDMDNNKNYTQRNQYVQSITQV; encoded by the coding sequence ATGGAAGTTATAAACGATGCTTCCCTATCAGTTAATCGGCGCATAGCCCAAGTGCGGGCTGTGCTAAACATTTCTCAAGTTAAATTCTCCCAGGTTATATCCTTGTCCAGCGGATACCTTGCGGGGATTGAAGTTGATAGGCGGAGAGTTAACGACCGGGTTATTAAACTTATCTGCGCTTCCTTTGCGGTTAGTGAAAAATGGCTTCGTGATGGCGAAGGTGAAATGTTTGATCATAATCCTGAAAATGAATACACCAAGCTAATTGCACTTTATAAAGAACTTACGCCTGCTTATCAGCAGTACATTTTAAAACAAATAAATCTTCTTTTGGATATTCAGGATATGGATAATAATAAAAATTATACCCAGAGAAATCAATATGTCCAGAGCATTACGCAAGTGTAA
- the hflX gene encoding GTPase HflX: MAELHTTEIAPTRAFLISIRDGKSDAAEAESLAKELVGLAKTLGFEIAAQEKVHIREHHHKFGLGTGKADEIAGKAAELGVDCLVFDGELSPSQQRNWERLTGIAAVDRQELIIQIFAGRARTREAEIQVALAELFYSLPRLTHKYIDLSRQRGGRYGTKGSGETKLETDRRQVEQRIYRLKEELAEVRKQRAVQRKKRDKESVSCTLVGYTNSGKSSLLNALTGAEVLAEDKLFATLDATTRVLPAKGRNLVITDTVGFIRRLPHALVDAFRSTLEEAVQADLLIHVLDASDPDMDAYFETTLSVLRDLGADKKPMLTALNKIDCLEPSPDALESLLRRYPGGIPVSALSGAGLDELKARMIDALSGPVRRFRFPPDRSDLAALVHRSGTVLQETYEGTYIELEAQVEEDVVGKLREYLVDT; encoded by the coding sequence ATGGCTGAATTGCACACGACTGAAATTGCCCCCACCCGGGCTTTCCTTATCAGCATTCGGGATGGTAAATCCGATGCGGCGGAGGCGGAATCCCTGGCGAAGGAGCTTGTTGGGTTGGCGAAGACCCTGGGCTTTGAGATTGCCGCCCAGGAGAAGGTCCATATCCGGGAGCATCATCATAAATTTGGACTGGGGACCGGGAAGGCTGACGAGATTGCCGGAAAGGCTGCGGAACTGGGGGTGGATTGCCTGGTTTTTGACGGTGAGCTCAGCCCCTCCCAGCAGCGGAACTGGGAACGGCTTACGGGGATTGCCGCAGTGGACCGGCAGGAGCTTATCATCCAGATATTTGCCGGACGGGCCAGAACCAGGGAGGCGGAAATCCAGGTTGCCCTGGCGGAGCTTTTCTACTCCCTGCCCCGGCTGACCCATAAGTACATCGACCTGTCCCGGCAGCGGGGGGGACGTTATGGGACCAAGGGGTCCGGGGAGACCAAGCTGGAAACCGACCGGCGTCAGGTGGAGCAGCGTATATACCGGCTTAAGGAAGAATTGGCGGAGGTGCGCAAGCAGCGGGCGGTCCAGCGGAAGAAGCGGGACAAGGAATCGGTGTCCTGCACCCTGGTGGGTTACACCAATTCGGGGAAGTCCAGCCTGCTTAACGCCCTGACCGGCGCAGAGGTTTTGGCGGAGGACAAGCTCTTCGCCACATTGGACGCCACCACCCGGGTCCTCCCCGCCAAGGGACGCAACTTGGTTATCACCGATACTGTGGGCTTTATCCGTCGGCTGCCCCACGCCCTGGTGGACGCCTTCCGCTCCACCCTGGAAGAGGCTGTCCAGGCGGATCTGCTGATCCACGTCCTGGACGCCTCGGACCCGGATATGGATGCGTATTTTGAAACTACCCTTTCGGTACTCCGGGATCTGGGGGCAGACAAAAAACCTATGCTCACGGCGCTGAACAAGATCGACTGCCTGGAGCCATCTCCGGATGCCCTGGAATCTCTGCTCCGCCGCTACCCCGGCGGTATTCCTGTTTCTGCATTGAGCGGCGCCGGGCTGGATGAACTGAAAGCGCGGATGATCGACGCCCTTTCCGGTCCGGTTCGGCGTTTCCGCTTTCCCCCGGACCGTTCCGACCTGGCAGCTCTGGTACACCGGAGCGGGACGGTGCTGCAGGAAACCTATGAAGGAACTTACATTGAACTGGAAGCCCAGGTAGAAGAGGATGTGGTGGGAAAACTGCGGGAGTACCTGGTTGATACATGA
- a CDS encoding Fic family protein: protein MQLEAKFPLYNRAGYLKAQLSGEARYFSFLPSPLQSITLNGLDDSFYFLMAQTRHQIGVLDVLSSRIPNMDLFISMYVRKEALLSSQIEGTQATLDDILDPQAERNRNLNVAEVINYIKAVHHALDRLGKLPLCIRLLRETHGILLAGNRGGEKAPGEFRRTQNWIGPGGSTIKTASFVPPAPEDLAPALDDLERFINDDIPLTAEFAVDPLIKAALIHYQFETIHPFLDGNGRMGRLLIILYLCEKKLLSKPALYISCFLKQNQAEYYNRLSEVRRRGSYEQWIHFFIRGIKDTTEDAIGAIEQMTALRERNTGRIAALGRSAKTARKLYDYIERNPIIEIGKTAEDLDLSFNTAAKAVNHLTTLNILRPTADAKRNRCFAYEDYLAILRKDTE from the coding sequence ATGCAACTTGAGGCGAAATTTCCCCTGTATAACCGGGCAGGTTATCTTAAAGCTCAATTAAGCGGGGAGGCGCGGTATTTTTCGTTTCTCCCAAGCCCCCTACAGTCCATAACCCTGAACGGGCTGGATGATTCCTTCTATTTTTTAATGGCCCAAACCAGGCATCAAATTGGGGTTCTTGATGTACTTTCTTCCCGAATTCCAAACATGGACCTGTTTATTTCCATGTATGTCCGCAAAGAGGCGCTCTTATCATCCCAAATAGAAGGGACCCAGGCGACCCTGGACGATATTCTCGATCCCCAGGCGGAACGGAACCGCAATCTCAACGTGGCGGAGGTCATCAATTATATAAAAGCAGTTCACCATGCCCTGGATCGCCTGGGGAAATTGCCCCTCTGTATCAGGCTGCTCAGGGAAACCCACGGGATACTCTTGGCAGGTAACCGGGGTGGGGAAAAAGCCCCGGGCGAATTTCGGCGTACCCAGAACTGGATAGGCCCCGGGGGAAGTACTATTAAAACCGCAAGTTTCGTTCCGCCGGCCCCGGAGGATCTGGCCCCGGCCCTGGATGATCTGGAACGGTTCATCAACGACGATATCCCGCTTACGGCGGAGTTTGCCGTTGATCCCCTTATTAAGGCCGCCCTGATTCACTATCAGTTTGAAACCATCCACCCTTTTCTGGACGGAAACGGCCGCATGGGCAGGCTTTTAATCATCCTCTACCTCTGTGAAAAAAAACTGCTCTCCAAGCCGGCGCTGTATATTTCCTGTTTTCTAAAACAGAACCAGGCGGAATATTACAACCGGCTCAGTGAAGTCCGACGAAGGGGTTCCTATGAGCAGTGGATACACTTTTTCATACGGGGCATCAAGGACACGACGGAAGACGCCATTGGTGCGATAGAACAGATGACAGCCCTGCGGGAGCGGAATACCGGGCGCATCGCCGCCCTGGGAAGATCCGCCAAAACAGCCCGGAAGTTGTATGATTATATTGAACGGAACCCCATTATCGAGATCGGCAAAACCGCGGAGGACCTGGATCTTTCCTTTAATACTGCGGCAAAGGCGGTGAACCACCTGACAACTCTGAACATCCTCCGTCCCACCGCCGATGCCAAGCGGAACCGCTGTTTTGCCTATGAGGACTACCTGGCTATACTGCGAAAGGATACGGAGTAG
- the clpB gene encoding ATP-dependent chaperone ClpB codes for MDFEKLTVKAQEAVNAASGIAQKNDHSQIETEHLLLALLSQEDGIVLPIIKQIGANADRIKTDTEALVTANPKIFGDAAQIYLSSAASKVLAKAENEAASLKDDFISTEHILLAITAGEGKVAELLKKAGVTKNAILAALKQVRGNTRVTDQNPEGKYQVLDKYCRDLTALARQEKLDPVIGRDEEIRRVMQVLSRRTKNNPVLIGEPGVGKTAIAEGLARRIVAGDVPEGLKGKKLLALDLGALVAGAKFRGEFEERLKAVIHEVQAADGNIILFIDELHTLVGAGAAEGATDASNLLKPALARGELRCIGATTLDEYRKHIEKDAALERRFQQVYTAEPSVEDTIAILRGLQERYEVHHGVRIKDEALVAAATLSDRYITSRFLPDKAIDLVDEAASRLKMELDSRPTELDKLERRLLQLSIEQQALKREEDGASKDRLQKLEKEIADLSSERDAMKARWDNEKQDIQKIREIKQKIEELRIEEARWEREGNLSKAAEVKHGLIPDAQKELTRLTGLMEAKRESSTGKGTPALLREEVSEEDIAQVVSTWTGIPVSKMLSGELQKYLELEKVLEQRVVGQRSAVEAVADAIRRNKAGLSDAARPLGSFLFLGPTGVGKTELAKTLADFLFNDEKALTRIDMSEYGEKHSVSRLIGAPPGYVGYEQGGQLTEAVRRRPYSVILFDEIEKAHQEVFNVFLQILDDGRLTDGQGRVVDFKNVIIIMTSNLGSDLILGTKNPDEIKDGLMELLKQSFRPEFLNRIDETVIFNRLGRDEISKIVDIQLKRLSARLLDRKITLTVTDGAKHLLAERGYDPLFGARPLKRTIQSDLENPLAKGIIAGKIKDGETVVADRASDGKTEGLVFRKG; via the coding sequence ATGGATTTCGAAAAATTAACCGTTAAAGCGCAGGAAGCTGTTAATGCGGCCTCCGGAATTGCCCAAAAAAATGACCATTCCCAGATTGAAACCGAACACCTGCTTCTGGCCCTGCTTAGCCAAGAAGATGGCATTGTTTTGCCTATTATCAAGCAAATCGGGGCCAATGCGGACCGGATCAAAACCGATACTGAAGCCCTGGTTACGGCGAATCCTAAAATTTTCGGCGATGCTGCACAGATCTACTTATCCTCCGCAGCCTCCAAGGTATTGGCCAAGGCGGAAAATGAAGCTGCCTCCTTAAAGGATGATTTCATTTCCACCGAGCATATCCTTCTCGCCATTACCGCCGGGGAAGGAAAGGTTGCGGAACTTCTTAAAAAAGCCGGGGTCACCAAAAACGCTATCCTCGCCGCGCTGAAGCAGGTGCGGGGGAACACCCGGGTTACGGACCAAAACCCCGAAGGTAAGTACCAGGTCCTGGACAAATACTGCCGGGACCTCACCGCCCTGGCCCGGCAGGAAAAGCTGGACCCGGTAATAGGCCGGGACGAGGAGATTCGCCGGGTAATGCAGGTCCTGTCCCGCCGCACCAAGAACAATCCGGTTCTCATCGGCGAACCCGGTGTAGGGAAAACCGCTATCGCCGAAGGCTTAGCCCGGCGTATCGTTGCCGGGGATGTACCCGAGGGGCTCAAGGGGAAGAAGCTCCTGGCCCTGGACTTAGGGGCCCTGGTGGCGGGGGCCAAGTTCCGCGGCGAATTTGAGGAGCGGCTTAAGGCGGTGATCCACGAGGTCCAGGCTGCGGACGGAAACATAATACTGTTCATCGACGAGCTCCACACCCTGGTTGGAGCCGGGGCCGCAGAGGGGGCTACCGACGCATCCAACCTGTTGAAGCCCGCCCTGGCCCGGGGGGAACTCCGCTGCATAGGCGCCACCACCCTGGACGAGTACCGCAAACACATCGAAAAGGACGCCGCCTTGGAACGGCGCTTCCAGCAGGTCTATACTGCGGAGCCTTCCGTGGAAGATACGATAGCGATACTGCGGGGTCTGCAGGAACGCTACGAGGTGCACCATGGGGTGCGGATTAAAGACGAGGCCCTGGTTGCCGCAGCAACACTGTCGGACCGGTACATCACCAGCCGCTTCCTCCCGGACAAGGCCATTGACCTGGTGGACGAGGCGGCGAGCCGGCTCAAGATGGAGCTGGACAGCCGGCCCACGGAACTGGACAAGCTGGAACGCAGGCTGCTGCAGCTCTCCATCGAACAGCAGGCGCTGAAGCGTGAGGAGGACGGTGCATCCAAAGACCGGCTGCAAAAGCTGGAAAAGGAAATCGCCGACCTCAGCTCCGAACGGGACGCCATGAAAGCCCGGTGGGATAACGAAAAACAGGACATTCAGAAGATCCGGGAGATCAAACAAAAAATAGAAGAACTGCGCATTGAAGAAGCCCGTTGGGAGCGGGAAGGAAATTTATCAAAGGCTGCGGAAGTGAAACACGGCCTGATCCCCGATGCGCAGAAAGAACTGACCCGGCTCACCGGTCTCATGGAGGCGAAGCGGGAAAGCTCCACCGGCAAGGGTACGCCGGCCCTGCTCCGGGAAGAGGTGAGCGAAGAAGATATTGCCCAGGTAGTATCAACCTGGACGGGCATCCCCGTTTCAAAGATGCTCAGCGGGGAACTGCAGAAGTACCTGGAACTGGAAAAGGTACTGGAACAGCGGGTGGTGGGCCAGCGTTCTGCGGTAGAAGCGGTGGCGGACGCCATACGGCGCAACAAAGCCGGGCTCTCCGACGCAGCCCGTCCCCTGGGCTCATTCCTGTTCCTCGGCCCCACCGGCGTGGGCAAGACGGAACTGGCAAAAACCCTGGCGGACTTTCTCTTCAACGATGAAAAGGCCCTGACCCGGATCGACATGAGCGAGTACGGCGAGAAACATTCCGTAAGCCGTCTCATCGGGGCGCCCCCGGGTTATGTGGGTTACGAGCAGGGCGGCCAGCTTACCGAAGCGGTACGCCGCCGTCCCTACAGCGTTATTCTCTTTGACGAAATCGAAAAGGCTCACCAGGAGGTATTCAACGTCTTCCTCCAGATCCTCGACGATGGCCGGCTCACCGACGGTCAGGGCCGGGTGGTGGACTTTAAGAACGTGATCATTATTATGACCAGTAACCTCGGATCGGACCTGATTTTGGGAACCAAAAACCCCGATGAAATTAAAGATGGGTTGATGGAACTCCTCAAACAGAGTTTCCGTCCAGAATTCTTAAACCGCATCGACGAGACAGTGATATTCAACCGCCTGGGCAGGGACGAGATCAGTAAAATTGTGGACATCCAGCTCAAGCGCCTTTCCGCCCGGCTTTTGGACCGGAAGATCACCCTTACGGTCACCGACGGCGCTAAACATCTTTTGGCGGAGCGGGGTTACGATCCCCTCTTCGGCGCGCGGCCCTTAAAGCGGACCATACAGTCGGATCTGGAAAACCCCCTGGCCAAGGGGATCATCGCCGGAAAGATCAAGGACGGGGAAACCGTGGTTGCAGACCGGGCTTCTGACGGAAAGACAGAAGGCTTGGTGTTCAGGAAGGGGTAG
- a CDS encoding MalY/PatB family protein, producing the protein MNYNFDEPLNRRGFGSTKWDTTAGDVLPMFVADMDFKSAPAIIEAIQAKLDHGVFGYGRDQEFPGVIKKWFQDEYKVTIKEEWLTLLPAIVPVLAAVSRLREGRVLINTPNYHVLLAAPGKAGKGTILSPLKNTEEYYEIDFDDLANRIQDDVKLFYLCNPQNPVGRVYKYEELRELSRFAQERGLIVISDEAHCGLVYDRPHLPWFSVDEYAANQSITIMGPGKTYNMAGLPFGFAIIPNPVLREEFVKTCYALSNPGILNVAAAKAAYGSSREWHLQLVDYLKGNRDYLEKELKSISGVKFTHVEGTYLQWIDFRPLGIPNPYQWLQDKAKILPNNGKPFGLDGYVRINFGTTRARLEEAVKRIKDNLPKG; encoded by the coding sequence ATGAACTATAATTTTGATGAACCCCTCAACCGCAGGGGTTTCGGCAGTACCAAGTGGGATACTACTGCGGGAGACGTGCTCCCCATGTTTGTGGCGGATATGGATTTCAAATCCGCCCCGGCGATTATTGAGGCGATACAGGCAAAGCTGGACCATGGCGTTTTTGGTTACGGCCGGGACCAGGAATTCCCCGGGGTAATCAAGAAATGGTTCCAGGATGAGTACAAGGTAACCATTAAGGAGGAGTGGTTGACACTGCTCCCGGCGATTGTCCCGGTCCTTGCGGCGGTAAGCCGCCTGCGGGAGGGTCGGGTCCTGATCAACACCCCCAACTACCATGTGCTCCTGGCCGCTCCGGGTAAAGCCGGGAAAGGGACGATCCTTTCACCTTTGAAAAACACCGAAGAGTATTACGAGATCGATTTTGACGATCTGGCAAACCGCATTCAGGATGATGTTAAACTTTTCTACCTTTGTAACCCCCAGAATCCTGTGGGGAGGGTCTATAAATACGAAGAGCTAAGGGAATTAAGCCGTTTCGCCCAGGAGAGGGGGCTTATCGTCATATCCGATGAGGCCCATTGCGGCCTGGTGTATGACCGCCCCCACCTTCCCTGGTTCTCGGTAGATGAATACGCCGCTAACCAAAGTATCACCATCATGGGGCCCGGAAAAACCTACAATATGGCGGGACTGCCCTTTGGTTTTGCGATCATCCCCAACCCGGTTCTTCGGGAGGAATTCGTCAAAACCTGCTATGCCCTGTCCAATCCGGGAATTCTCAACGTGGCTGCAGCGAAGGCTGCCTATGGATCTTCCCGGGAATGGCATCTGCAGTTGGTGGATTACCTCAAGGGGAACCGGGATTACCTGGAAAAGGAACTTAAATCTATCTCCGGAGTAAAATTTACCCATGTGGAGGGTACCTACTTACAGTGGATCGATTTCCGCCCCCTGGGAATACCGAACCCCTACCAGTGGCTGCAGGACAAGGCCAAAATCCTCCCCAACAATGGGAAGCCCTTCGGACTGGACGGCTATGTGCGGATCAATTTCGGAACAACCCGGGCCAGGTTGGAGGAAGCGGTTAAGCGGATTAAGGACAATCTACCTAAGGGGTAA
- a CDS encoding LacI family DNA-binding transcriptional regulator, with the protein MVIGIRDIAAAAGVSVSTVSNVMNNRPNVGEAVRARVLKICKEMNYIPNAAGKSLKSRKSKTILFNFSDFDRSFYLEIIEGINDYAGANGYDLMICTTKSCEKYMHNSLTDGCIILDGRMKTETLLRAAREQYPIVTLDRVLAVPHPHIKSLVVNNYDPVSEMMEEILRRGYRKCAFIGGPEHTDDNKERFQAFLDVLNKSDIPFRRENYFSGDYRENSGGQAVKILMLAEELPEILICANDNMAIGAMKALQERGLRIPEDVAITGFDDCERAETLGLTTVTIPNYERGYLAARSLIENINGKNNFEPMKISAAVTWRKTVAPIFINNK; encoded by the coding sequence ATGGTCATAGGGATACGGGATATAGCGGCAGCGGCGGGAGTTTCAGTTTCCACGGTATCCAATGTGATGAACAACCGGCCCAATGTGGGGGAAGCAGTCAGGGCCAGGGTGCTGAAAATTTGCAAGGAGATGAATTATATCCCCAATGCCGCCGGGAAGAGCCTTAAATCCAGGAAAAGCAAAACCATTCTATTTAACTTTAGCGATTTTGACCGGAGTTTCTATTTAGAAATTATTGAGGGGATCAACGATTATGCCGGGGCTAACGGCTACGATCTGATGATCTGTACCACCAAGTCTTGCGAAAAGTACATGCATAACAGCCTAACCGATGGCTGTATCATCCTTGATGGGCGGATGAAAACCGAAACACTCCTTAGAGCGGCCCGGGAACAGTATCCCATCGTGACGCTTGACCGGGTATTGGCCGTTCCCCATCCCCATATCAAGAGTCTGGTGGTGAATAACTACGATCCCGTAAGCGAAATGATGGAGGAAATCCTGCGCCGGGGATACCGGAAATGCGCTTTTATAGGCGGCCCCGAGCATACCGATGACAATAAAGAGCGATTCCAGGCTTTTTTAGATGTGTTGAACAAAAGCGATATCCCTTTTCGGCGGGAAAATTATTTTTCCGGGGATTACCGGGAGAACAGCGGGGGCCAGGCGGTAAAGATCCTCATGCTGGCGGAAGAGCTGCCGGAAATCCTGATATGCGCCAACGATAACATGGCCATAGGCGCCATGAAAGCCCTGCAGGAACGGGGGCTTAGGATACCTGAGGATGTGGCCATAACGGGTTTTGACGACTGCGAACGGGCTGAAACCCTGGGGCTTACCACCGTGACCATCCCGAATTATGAGCGGGGCTATTTGGCCGCCCGTTCTTTAATAGAAAACATAAACGGGAAAAATAATTTTGAACCCATGAAAATTTCCGCGGCGGTAACCTGGCGGAAAACCGTGGCGCCGATTTTTATCAATAATAAGTAA
- a CDS encoding ABC transporter substrate-binding protein codes for MKNHVKAGTLVLIGLALSLPLYGGGSKDAGGNKFVIFQSKVEITTQLEAAAKAYQKETGVEVEVWSTTGDDYFHQLRTRIANNQGPTLFSLTPGAEITQVANYLEDLSALPFVKDIADSMLSKSSGKVIGIPYTVEGFGLVYNKSLTNPAAVRDYNSFVKLLQDSKAAGINGVGLSQESYFLIGHILNTPFAVMPNMEQYMDRLAKGEVKMADTKEFQEFARFYAAIRDNSYNPLEVNYDRECGDFATGKTAAIHQGNWCYPMFADYKVNFEIGLMPFPLGGNDKLAVSVPTVWSVNSQAPEAQRKLAKDFLTWLYTSENGKRFVTEEFGFIPVVKGMTSNNLDPLSAEVSRYATEGKTIPWATNLYPAGIVDVYLAPTAQQFFTSKMTPQEFLVALDNAWAKASGR; via the coding sequence ATGAAAAATCATGTAAAGGCAGGAACTTTGGTATTGATCGGATTGGCCCTATCTTTGCCCCTTTATGGGGGAGGGTCAAAGGATGCCGGTGGGAATAAGTTTGTTATTTTCCAATCGAAGGTAGAAATTACCACCCAGCTTGAGGCGGCCGCCAAGGCTTATCAGAAGGAAACAGGGGTGGAGGTGGAAGTTTGGAGTACCACCGGGGACGACTATTTCCACCAGCTGCGAACCCGGATTGCCAATAACCAGGGACCTACCCTCTTTTCCCTGACCCCGGGGGCAGAAATCACCCAGGTGGCGAATTACCTTGAGGATTTGAGCGCCCTGCCCTTTGTTAAGGACATCGCGGATTCCATGCTTTCCAAGAGCAGCGGTAAGGTTATCGGCATACCCTACACGGTGGAAGGTTTTGGTTTGGTTTACAATAAGAGCCTTACCAACCCTGCCGCTGTCCGGGATTACAATTCCTTTGTAAAGCTGCTGCAGGATTCCAAAGCAGCGGGGATTAACGGCGTTGGTCTTTCGCAGGAAAGCTATTTCCTCATCGGCCACATCCTTAACACTCCCTTTGCGGTGATGCCTAATATGGAACAGTATATGGACCGGCTCGCCAAGGGAGAAGTAAAGATGGCGGACACCAAGGAATTCCAGGAATTCGCCCGGTTTTATGCCGCCATCCGGGACAACTCCTATAACCCCCTGGAGGTAAACTACGACCGGGAATGCGGGGACTTTGCCACCGGCAAGACCGCCGCTATTCACCAGGGGAATTGGTGTTACCCCATGTTTGCGGACTACAAGGTCAACTTTGAAATAGGTCTTATGCCCTTCCCCTTAGGCGGCAATGATAAGCTGGCGGTCAGCGTCCCCACGGTCTGGAGCGTCAATTCCCAGGCTCCGGAGGCTCAGCGGAAGCTGGCTAAGGACTTCCTTACCTGGCTGTATACCAGCGAAAACGGTAAGCGCTTTGTTACCGAAGAATTCGGCTTTATCCCCGTGGTTAAGGGTATGACTTCAAACAACCTCGATCCCCTTTCCGCGGAAGTTTCCCGGTATGCTACGGAAGGCAAGACCATCCCCTGGGCGACGAATCTTTATCCTGCGGGCATTGTGGATGTTTACCTGGCTCCGACGGCCCAGCAGTTCTTTACCTCCAAAATGACTCCCCAGGAATTCCTGGTCGCCCTGGATAACGCCTGGGCAAAGGCATCGGGAAGATAG
- a CDS encoding carbohydrate ABC transporter permease, whose product MKKMRGPAWYALFTLPLIFVFTTVVLIPFIIGIVYAFFSWDGLPLNPKIFVGINNFIKIFSDERFLASAGHTVFFTLLSIVTINVLGLAFALGVTTRLNVRNIARTMLFAPYMIGGLILGYIWKFILGEGFRTIGEKTGLTTVFFNWLLHPQFALLALTVVITWQMAGYIMIIYITGIQSIPEEVIEAAYMDGAGFWTVLFRIKFPLIMQSFTVCLFLTLSNCFKIFDVNLSLTGGGPYSSTELFAMNIYHEIFSLNNYGYGQAKAILFFIIVAAITAVQVGITKKREVEM is encoded by the coding sequence ATGAAAAAAATGCGCGGTCCCGCTTGGTATGCCCTGTTTACCCTGCCTTTGATTTTTGTTTTTACCACCGTCGTACTTATTCCCTTTATAATCGGTATCGTATACGCTTTTTTTTCCTGGGACGGCCTTCCCCTGAATCCTAAAATTTTTGTGGGGATAAACAATTTTATCAAAATCTTTTCTGATGAACGGTTTCTCGCTTCTGCGGGGCATACGGTGTTTTTTACGCTCCTTTCTATTGTGACCATCAATGTATTGGGCCTGGCCTTTGCCCTGGGAGTTACCACCCGGCTCAATGTCAGAAACATTGCCAGAACCATGCTTTTTGCCCCCTATATGATCGGGGGGCTGATCCTGGGGTATATCTGGAAATTCATCCTGGGGGAGGGTTTCCGGACCATCGGAGAGAAGACCGGCCTTACAACGGTATTTTTCAACTGGCTTCTCCACCCTCAGTTTGCCCTCCTTGCCCTTACGGTGGTTATCACCTGGCAAATGGCGGGGTATATCATGATAATCTATATCACCGGCATACAGTCGATCCCCGAAGAGGTGATTGAAGCCGCCTATATGGACGGCGCCGGATTTTGGACCGTCCTTTTTCGGATCAAATTTCCCCTGATCATGCAGTCCTTTACGGTCTGCTTATTTTTGACCCTTTCCAATTGTTTTAAGATCTTCGACGTAAACCTTTCCCTTACCGGAGGAGGGCCGTACAGCTCCACCGAATTGTTTGCCATGAATATCTACCATGAAATCTTCAGCCTGAATAATTACGGATATGGTCAGGCCAAGGCGATCCTCTTTTTCATCATAGTGGCGGCTATTACCGCAGTACAGGTTGGGATAACGAAAAAACGGGAGGTGGAGATGTGA
- a CDS encoding carbohydrate ABC transporter permease has translation MIKKQDAHIKNFSLCTLVMILCLLYLFPIYIVLVNSFKNRAELYEDILAPPLSFSFQYYRNAMERMNFLHSLGNSCIVTIFSILFITILASMTAWMLVRSNNKLSKIIFMVFVTTMLIPFQTLMMPLMQEMSGIKRYLGIPMVDTLGALVYMNIGFGASLAVFLYHGFVKSVPISLEEAATIDGCTAWGVFWRIVFPMLKPVTVTVLVLDVIWIWNDYLLPSLVLNSKANRTIPLSTASFFGEFSIQWNMAMAALMLTIIPVVIFYLLSQKYIIKGVAAGAVK, from the coding sequence GTGATAAAAAAACAAGACGCCCATATAAAAAATTTCAGCCTTTGTACATTGGTAATGATTCTGTGCCTTTTGTACCTGTTCCCAATCTATATTGTTTTGGTTAATTCCTTTAAAAACCGAGCGGAGCTTTATGAGGATATCCTTGCGCCCCCCCTGAGTTTTAGTTTTCAATATTACCGTAACGCCATGGAAAGGATGAATTTTCTCCACTCCCTGGGGAATTCATGTATCGTTACTATTTTTTCAATCCTGTTTATCACGATCCTGGCCTCCATGACCGCCTGGATGCTGGTCCGGTCAAACAACAAATTGAGTAAAATTATCTTTATGGTTTTCGTTACCACCATGCTCATCCCCTTCCAGACCTTGATGATGCCCCTGATGCAGGAGATGAGCGGCATAAAACGGTATCTGGGAATTCCCATGGTTGATACCCTGGGGGCCCTGGTTTATATGAACATAGGCTTTGGGGCGAGCCTTGCGGTGTTCCTCTACCACGGATTTGTCAAGTCGGTTCCCATCTCCCTGGAAGAGGCGGCAACCATCGACGGCTGTACCGCCTGGGGGGTATTCTGGCGAATTGTATTTCCCATGCTGAAACCGGTGACTGTCACCGTTTTGGTGTTGGATGTTATCTGGATATGGAACGACTACCTGCTGCCCTCCCTGGTCTTAAACAGTAAAGCGAACCGCACCATACCCCTATCCACCGCTTCCTTCTTTGGGGAATTTTCCATCCAGTGGAATATGGCCATGGCGGCCCTCATGCTGACCATTATTCCGGTGGTCATTTTTTATCTCCTGTCCCAAAAATATATTATTAAAGGCGTTGCGGCCGGAGCGGTAAAATAG